Proteins from a genomic interval of Capsicum annuum cultivar UCD-10X-F1 chromosome 4, UCD10Xv1.1, whole genome shotgun sequence:
- the LOC107868188 gene encoding uncharacterized protein LOC107868188 has protein sequence MGREGDWECSGCRNKNYAFRCFCNRCKQPRLLVDYKTPSDSKWLPRIGDWICTGCTNNNYASREKCKKCGQPKEVAAMPAIAIPGASLPTHPNYFARAQGGLEQRLNIGFLGHGALQQQLPLNSNWSLGEAGKYESQPADRYRLLQTPGVPYASQTNQLLPVPNGWRNGDWLCSCGFHNYSSRAQCKKCNASAPPASSSSLASTPIAALGTKRLASEELVHDWDNKRLNAGRVRNHLLTFGYQQGYPGAEMMGLSGGNQFTSISSTFPRENSMVLPLQANLQIPRVPAAQALIGKGAKQWRDGDWMCTNCNNHNYASRSNCNRCKSERRDSSTCWCCIVP, from the exons ATGGGCCGAGAAGGAGATTGGGAGTGTAGTGGTTGCCGTAACAAGAACTACGCATTCAGATGCTTCTGCAATAGATGTAAACAGCCTCGTCTCCTTGTTGACTATAAAACCCCATCTGATTCCAAATGGCTTCCTCGTATTGGCGATTGGATCTGTACCG GTTGCACTAACAACAATTATGCATCAAGAGAAAAGTGCAAAAAATGTGGACAACCAAAGGAGGTAGCAGCAATGCCAGCAATTGCAATCCCTGGAGCATCTCTCCCAACTCATCCAAATTATTTTGCCAGGGCACAAGGAGGACTGGAACAAAGGTTGAACATTGGGTTTTTAGGACATGGAGCTCTCCAACAGCAACTTCCCTTGAACTCTAACTGGTCTTTAGGGGAGGCTGGTAAATACGAAAGCCAGCCTGCTGATCGGTATAGACTGCTGCAAACTCCTGGAGTTCCATATGCAAGCCAAACGAATCAGCTGCTTCCAGTTCCAAATGGATGGCGCAATGGTGACTGGCTCTGCAGTTGTGGCTTTCACAACTACTCTTCTCGTGCTCAG TGCAAAAAATGCAATGCTTCTGCACCTCCAGCTTCATCGTCTTCTCTTGCCAGTACCCCTATTGCAG CTCTTGGTACAAAGCGATTAGCATCTGAGGAGCTTGTTCATGATTGGGACAACAAGAGGCTGAATGCAGGGCGTGTAAGGAACCATCTTCTG ACATTTGGGTATCAGCAAGGCTATCCAGGAGCAGAAATGATGGGTTTGTCAGGGGGAAATCAATTTACTTCTATCTCGTCAACCTTCCCTAGAGAAAATTCGATGGTGCTTCCTTTGCAAGCCAACCTGCAGATTCCTCGTGTACCAGCAGCACAGGCACTCATTGGCAAAGG GGCAAAGCAATGGCGTGATGGGGACTGGATGTGCACAAATTGCAATAATCATAATTATGCATCTCGATCAAATTGTAATAG GTGCAAAAGTGAGAGACGTGACAGCTCAACCTGTTGGTGTTGCATAGTACCTTAG